One segment of Burkholderia multivorans ATCC BAA-247 DNA contains the following:
- a CDS encoding NAD(P)/FAD-dependent oxidoreductase: MQTFANQPHTASYYAATANDVTRHAPLDGATDADVCVIGAGLTGLSAALNLAERGHSVTVLEASRVGWAASGRNGGQLIGGFACDIDTFGRFMPEEDVKRIWDMGIETLSLVKSRIAQHRIDCAFVPGYLTAANTARDVDALKRWRDEAATRFGYDRFRFVDGADLGDYVQSTRYRGGLYDPDSGHLHPLNYTLGLARAATEAGVRIHEDSCATRVRDIAGGHLVETERGHVRARYVVLACNTYVGTLAPALSRKIMPVGTYVIATEPLGDARAAALMPARAAICDSRFVLDYFRPAPDTRIVWGGKVSYSTLPPSNLADAMRRDMLKTFPQLADVKIDYAWGGFVDITMNRAPHFGRIAPTLYFAQGFSGHGVNTTALAGKLIAEAIDGQASRFDLFGRIRHRDFPGGAALRTPALVLAMSWYRLLDAFGVH; the protein is encoded by the coding sequence ATGCAGACATTCGCGAACCAGCCGCACACCGCGTCGTACTACGCCGCGACCGCCAACGACGTCACGCGCCACGCGCCGCTCGACGGCGCCACGGACGCCGACGTCTGCGTGATCGGCGCCGGGCTGACGGGGCTGTCGGCGGCGCTGAATCTCGCGGAGCGCGGCCATTCGGTGACCGTGCTCGAGGCGTCGCGCGTCGGCTGGGCGGCGAGCGGCCGCAACGGCGGGCAGTTGATCGGCGGCTTCGCCTGCGACATCGACACGTTCGGCCGCTTCATGCCCGAAGAGGACGTGAAGCGGATCTGGGACATGGGCATCGAAACGCTGTCGCTCGTGAAGTCGCGCATCGCGCAGCACCGCATCGACTGCGCGTTCGTGCCGGGCTACCTGACCGCCGCGAATACCGCACGCGACGTCGATGCGCTGAAGCGCTGGCGCGACGAAGCGGCGACGCGCTTCGGCTACGACCGTTTCCGCTTCGTCGACGGTGCCGATCTGGGCGACTACGTGCAGTCGACACGCTATCGCGGCGGCCTGTACGACCCGGACAGCGGCCACCTGCATCCGCTCAACTACACGCTCGGGCTCGCGCGCGCGGCGACCGAGGCCGGCGTGCGCATTCACGAGGACAGCTGCGCGACGCGCGTGCGCGACATCGCGGGCGGGCACCTGGTCGAGACGGAACGCGGCCACGTGCGCGCGCGCTACGTCGTGCTCGCCTGCAATACCTACGTCGGCACGCTCGCGCCCGCACTATCGAGAAAGATCATGCCGGTCGGCACCTACGTGATCGCGACCGAACCGCTCGGCGACGCGCGCGCGGCCGCGCTGATGCCGGCACGCGCGGCGATCTGCGACAGCCGCTTCGTGCTCGACTATTTCCGGCCGGCGCCCGACACGCGCATCGTGTGGGGCGGCAAGGTCAGCTATTCGACGCTGCCGCCGAGCAATCTCGCGGACGCGATGCGCCGCGACATGCTGAAGACGTTCCCGCAGCTCGCCGACGTGAAGATCGACTACGCATGGGGTGGCTTCGTCGACATCACGATGAACCGCGCGCCGCACTTCGGCCGCATCGCGCCGACGCTGTATTTCGCGCAGGGCTTTTCGGGGCACGGCGTGAACACGACCGCGCTGGCGGGCAAGCTGATCGCGGAAGCGATCGACGGGCAGGCGAGCCGCTTCGACCTGTTCGGCCGGATCCGCCATCGCGACTTTCCGGGCGGCGCCGCGCTGCGCACGCCGGCGCTGGTGCTCGCGATGAGCTGGTACCGGCTGCTCGACGCGTTCGGCGTGCATTGA
- the gor gene encoding glutathione-disulfide reductase, which yields MDFDYDLFVIGAGSGGVRLARMSASYGARVGIAEQEQIGGTCVLRGCIPKKLLVYASHYPHEVEDAKGFGWTFGAGTLDWHALIAAKDREINRLSDIYVSLLRQSGVDMIAGRATIVDAHTVAVGERRIRARHIAIATGSRPSLPPRPGIEHAITSREALSLDALPARIAVVGGGYIAVEFAGIFNGFGSRVDLFYRGETILRGFDDDVRQFLSDEMTKQGVAIHTGATIEAIERADDGTLSLRVGDAKHGPYDAVLYATGRVPNVEGLGLEAAGVVLDARGAIAVDAYSATSVDSIHAIGDVTSRPQLTPVATRDGALLAMTLFGGRRVATDHEWVPSAVFSQPEVATVGLTEARAREQYGAVDIYRTSFKALRHTLSGRDERTLMKLVVARDSQRVVGAHMVGREAGEIIQGIAIAIRAGATKAQFDETIGIHPTAAEEFVTMRQKVAD from the coding sequence ATGGACTTCGACTACGACCTGTTCGTGATCGGCGCCGGCTCGGGCGGCGTGAGGCTCGCGCGGATGTCCGCGTCGTACGGCGCGCGCGTCGGCATTGCGGAGCAAGAACAGATCGGCGGCACGTGCGTGCTGCGCGGCTGCATCCCGAAGAAGCTGCTCGTCTATGCCTCGCATTACCCGCACGAGGTCGAGGACGCGAAGGGCTTCGGCTGGACCTTCGGCGCCGGCACGCTCGACTGGCATGCGCTGATCGCCGCGAAGGATCGCGAGATCAACCGGCTCAGCGACATCTACGTGAGCCTGCTGCGGCAATCGGGCGTCGACATGATCGCCGGGCGCGCGACGATCGTCGATGCGCATACGGTCGCCGTCGGCGAGCGGCGGATTCGCGCGCGCCACATCGCGATCGCGACCGGCTCGCGTCCGTCGCTGCCGCCGCGTCCGGGCATCGAGCACGCGATCACGTCGCGCGAAGCGCTGTCGCTCGACGCGCTGCCCGCGCGCATCGCGGTGGTCGGCGGCGGGTATATCGCGGTGGAGTTCGCGGGCATCTTCAACGGCTTCGGCAGCCGCGTCGACCTTTTCTATCGCGGCGAAACGATCCTGCGCGGCTTCGACGACGACGTGCGACAGTTCCTGTCCGACGAGATGACGAAGCAGGGCGTCGCGATTCATACGGGCGCGACGATCGAGGCGATCGAGCGCGCCGACGACGGCACGCTGAGCCTGCGTGTCGGCGACGCAAAGCATGGCCCGTACGATGCGGTGCTGTACGCGACGGGCCGCGTGCCGAACGTCGAAGGGCTCGGCCTCGAGGCGGCGGGCGTCGTGCTCGATGCGCGCGGTGCGATCGCGGTCGACGCGTATTCGGCGACGTCGGTCGATTCGATCCACGCGATCGGCGACGTGACGTCGCGGCCGCAGCTCACGCCGGTCGCGACGCGCGACGGCGCGCTGCTCGCGATGACGCTGTTCGGCGGCCGCCGTGTCGCGACCGATCACGAATGGGTGCCGTCGGCCGTGTTCAGCCAGCCGGAAGTCGCGACGGTCGGTCTCACCGAGGCGCGCGCCCGCGAGCAGTACGGTGCGGTCGACATCTATCGCACGTCGTTCAAGGCGCTGCGCCATACGCTGTCGGGGCGCGACGAGCGCACGCTGATGAAGCTCGTCGTCGCGCGCGACAGCCAGCGCGTGGTCGGCGCGCACATGGTGGGCCGCGAGGCGGGCGAGATCATCCAGGGCATCGCGATCGCGATCCGCGCGGGCGCGACGAAGGCGCAGTTCGACGAAACGATCGGCATTCATCCGACGGCGGCCGAGGAGTTCGTGACGATGCGGCAGAAGGTGGCCGACTAG
- a CDS encoding porin, whose product MKQTTRLAALAGGAALAFASQYAAAQSSVTLWGVADVSVRYLTNANANNDGLLQMTNGAITNSRFGIYGTEDLGGGLKALFNLESGVNLQNGAFADSGRLFNRAAYVGLQSPYGTVTLGRQKTPLFDLLSDTYDPLTVGNYLENAWLPVALGGGLYADNQIKYTGKFAGLTAKAMYSTGTNYESTGAGGFSGQIPGSLGKGNAWGVSLSYVMGPLSIAAGAQQNSDNSARKQTIYHANVVYAFSKAKIYAGYLRSKDDTGFVDSLLAQQTIPTAKGTGRIDDGPFAGVSWQVSTPLTLTGAFYYDHMRNAMTANGTLASGNRYAIVGIAEYALSKRTEIYGTIDFNKTNGAANVELPGRSNQTGIAIGLRNIF is encoded by the coding sequence ATGAAGCAGACCACCAGACTCGCAGCACTTGCAGGGGGCGCGGCGCTGGCTTTCGCCAGCCAGTACGCGGCGGCACAAAGCTCGGTCACGCTGTGGGGCGTCGCGGACGTCAGCGTTCGCTACCTCACCAACGCGAACGCGAACAACGACGGCCTGCTGCAGATGACCAACGGCGCGATCACGAACAGCCGCTTCGGCATCTACGGTACGGAAGATCTCGGCGGCGGCCTGAAGGCGCTGTTCAATCTCGAAAGCGGCGTGAACCTGCAGAACGGCGCATTCGCCGACAGCGGCCGCCTGTTCAACCGCGCTGCGTACGTCGGCCTGCAGAGCCCGTACGGCACGGTCACGCTGGGCCGTCAGAAGACGCCGCTGTTCGACCTGCTGTCGGACACCTACGATCCGCTGACCGTCGGCAACTACCTCGAAAACGCGTGGCTGCCGGTCGCACTCGGCGGCGGCCTGTATGCGGACAACCAGATCAAGTACACGGGCAAGTTCGCGGGCCTGACCGCGAAGGCGATGTACTCGACGGGCACGAACTACGAATCGACCGGCGCCGGCGGCTTCTCGGGCCAGATTCCGGGCTCGCTCGGCAAGGGCAATGCGTGGGGCGTGTCGCTGTCGTACGTGATGGGTCCGCTCAGCATCGCGGCCGGCGCGCAGCAGAACAGCGACAACTCGGCACGCAAGCAGACGATCTACCACGCGAACGTCGTCTACGCGTTCAGCAAGGCGAAGATCTACGCGGGCTACCTGCGCTCGAAGGACGACACGGGCTTCGTCGACAGCCTGCTCGCGCAGCAGACGATTCCGACCGCCAAGGGCACCGGCCGTATCGACGACGGTCCGTTTGCGGGCGTGAGCTGGCAGGTCAGCACGCCGCTGACGCTGACGGGCGCGTTCTACTACGACCACATGCGCAACGCGATGACCGCGAACGGCACGCTCGCGAGCGGCAACCGCTATGCGATCGTCGGTATCGCCGAATATGCGCTGAGCAAGCGCACCGAAATCTACGGCACGATCGACTTCAACAAGACGAACGGCGCGGCCAACGTCGAACTGCCGGGCCGCAGCAACCAGACCGGCATTGCGATCGGTCTGCGCAATATCTTCTGA
- a CDS encoding YoaK family protein, with the protein MDLDGASRNLTVAALLTLSGGYLDAYTYVGHGHVFANTMTGNVALLGINLSAGEWGAALHHVPPLVGFVIAVLVAHLLGLAAQRGWVRHTAFASLIVEIAFLGIAASGIVGASSAWLIPGISFVATLQTLSFTHLEELSYTSVMTTGNLRRATQKLFVGLIPRYDAGALHDSALLATISFCFMAGAVLGGFATRIAPAVALWGAVLLLVGAFAEIVRRARRRAGRGDTGGGDARAA; encoded by the coding sequence ATGGATCTCGACGGCGCCAGTCGCAATCTCACCGTCGCGGCACTGCTGACCTTGTCGGGCGGCTATCTCGATGCGTACACCTACGTCGGGCACGGACACGTGTTCGCGAACACGATGACCGGCAACGTCGCGCTGCTCGGCATCAACCTGTCCGCCGGCGAATGGGGCGCTGCGCTGCACCACGTGCCGCCGCTCGTCGGCTTCGTGATCGCGGTGCTGGTCGCGCACCTGCTCGGGCTCGCCGCCCAGCGCGGCTGGGTACGGCACACCGCGTTCGCGAGCCTGATCGTCGAGATCGCGTTTCTCGGCATCGCCGCGAGCGGCATCGTCGGCGCGTCGAGCGCGTGGCTGATTCCCGGCATTTCCTTCGTCGCGACGCTGCAGACGCTGTCGTTCACGCATCTCGAGGAACTGTCGTACACGTCGGTGATGACGACCGGCAACCTGCGACGCGCGACGCAGAAGCTGTTCGTCGGGCTGATTCCGCGCTACGACGCCGGCGCGCTGCACGATTCCGCGCTGCTCGCGACGATCAGCTTCTGCTTCATGGCCGGCGCGGTGCTCGGCGGATTCGCGACGCGCATCGCGCCGGCCGTCGCGCTGTGGGGCGCGGTGCTGCTGCTGGTCGGCGCGTTCGCGGAGATCGTGCGACGCGCGCGGCGCCGCGCGGGGCGCGGCGACACCGGCGGCGGCGACGCGCGAGCGGCCTGA
- a CDS encoding chromate transporter encodes MNDTLIAIATIFSQLSLLAFGGGNTILPEMQRQVVDVHRWMSAHEFTALFALAQAAPGPNMMIVSLVGWHVAGWPGLLVASLAKFGPSSIVTVLALHAWERFRDRPWRRYVQQGLMPVTAGLVAASAVLIAQASNRTAIQWGITAVCAVLAYRTRIHPLWLLAGGALIGLTGFGQ; translated from the coding sequence ATGAACGACACGCTGATCGCGATCGCGACGATCTTCAGCCAGCTGTCGCTGCTTGCGTTCGGCGGCGGCAACACGATCCTGCCGGAGATGCAGCGGCAGGTCGTCGACGTGCATCGCTGGATGAGCGCGCACGAGTTCACCGCGCTGTTCGCGCTCGCGCAGGCGGCGCCCGGCCCGAACATGATGATCGTGTCGCTCGTGGGCTGGCACGTCGCCGGCTGGCCGGGGCTGCTCGTCGCGTCGCTGGCGAAGTTCGGGCCGTCGTCGATCGTCACCGTGCTCGCGCTGCACGCGTGGGAGCGCTTTCGCGACCGGCCGTGGCGCCGCTACGTGCAGCAGGGGCTGATGCCGGTCACGGCCGGACTCGTCGCGGCGAGCGCGGTGCTGATCGCGCAGGCGTCGAACCGCACGGCGATCCAGTGGGGCATCACCGCGGTCTGCGCGGTGCTCGCGTACCGCACGCGGATTCATCCGCTGTGGCTGCTCGCGGGCGGCGCGCTGATCGGACTGACCGGCTTCGGTCAGTAA
- a CDS encoding chromate transporter, with amino-acid sequence MPSASPPPVTPPRRVGLAELFTGFLSLGLMSFGGALPFARRTIVEERRWLSADEFTDLLGLCQFLPGGNVINLSVAVGMRFRGIPGAFAGILGLIAGPTLVVVALGVLYAKTQNDPRVQHLFAGLAAAAAGLLAAMAVKVAKPLRHARAAAGIAALAFVAIAVLRIPLLTTMLVLTPVSIWLAARRRDTAAGAAARAPAPDPRDGGRR; translated from the coding sequence ATGCCATCCGCTTCTCCGCCGCCCGTCACGCCGCCGCGACGGGTCGGCCTCGCCGAACTGTTCACCGGTTTTCTGTCGCTTGGCCTCATGTCGTTCGGCGGTGCGCTGCCGTTCGCGCGGCGCACGATCGTCGAGGAGCGCCGCTGGCTGTCCGCCGACGAATTCACCGATCTGCTCGGCCTCTGCCAGTTCCTGCCCGGCGGCAACGTGATCAACCTGTCGGTCGCGGTCGGCATGCGCTTTCGCGGGATACCGGGCGCGTTCGCCGGCATTCTCGGGCTGATCGCGGGGCCGACGCTCGTCGTCGTCGCGCTCGGCGTGCTGTACGCGAAGACGCAGAACGATCCGCGCGTGCAGCATCTGTTTGCCGGGCTCGCGGCCGCGGCGGCCGGGCTGCTCGCCGCGATGGCCGTGAAGGTCGCGAAGCCGCTGCGGCACGCACGCGCGGCGGCCGGCATCGCGGCGCTCGCGTTCGTCGCGATCGCCGTGCTGCGCATTCCGCTGCTGACGACGATGCTCGTGCTGACGCCCGTCAGCATCTGGCTCGCGGCGCGGCGCCGCGACACCGCGGCGGGCGCCGCCGCCCGCGCGCCCGCGCCCGACCCGCGCGACGGAGGCCGCCGATGA
- a CDS encoding transcriptional regulator GcvA, translating into MRRDLPPFSALRAFEAAARHESFSAAGDELHVTHGAISRQIAGFEAWLGKPVFHRYGKRVKLTDEGRRYLDTVRAAFDSIALATEQLRHTGTARVLRINALPTFAMKWLLPRLSRFQRDVPNVELKLSTSNAPLDTLDGFDVAIRRGPGHWPACTSGHFLDESVIPVCSPALLKRAPIARADDLARHVLLHSDTRPEGWRDWFAAAGVTMKARKRQSFDHFYLALQAAVDGLGVALGPLPLIDDELASGRLVMPLAGPRIATRSYWWIAPRAPADDPLVAQFCGWLEAQSNVGA; encoded by the coding sequence ATGCGTCGCGACCTGCCACCCTTCTCCGCGCTTCGGGCCTTTGAAGCCGCGGCCCGCCATGAAAGCTTCAGCGCTGCCGGCGACGAGCTGCATGTGACCCACGGTGCCATCAGCCGGCAAATCGCCGGCTTCGAGGCATGGCTCGGCAAGCCCGTGTTTCACCGCTACGGCAAGCGCGTGAAGCTCACCGACGAAGGCCGCCGCTATCTCGACACCGTGCGCGCCGCGTTCGACAGCATCGCGCTCGCGACCGAGCAGCTGCGCCACACCGGCACCGCGCGCGTGCTGCGCATCAATGCACTGCCGACCTTCGCGATGAAATGGCTGCTGCCGCGGCTGTCGCGGTTCCAGCGCGACGTGCCGAACGTCGAGCTGAAGCTGTCGACGTCGAATGCGCCGCTCGACACGCTCGACGGCTTCGACGTCGCGATCCGGCGCGGCCCCGGCCACTGGCCGGCATGCACGAGCGGCCACTTCCTCGACGAAAGCGTGATTCCGGTCTGCAGCCCGGCGCTGCTCAAGCGCGCGCCGATCGCGCGCGCGGACGATCTCGCGCGGCACGTGCTGCTGCATTCGGATACGCGGCCGGAAGGCTGGCGCGACTGGTTCGCGGCGGCCGGCGTGACGATGAAGGCGCGCAAGCGGCAGTCGTTCGACCACTTCTATCTCGCGCTGCAGGCGGCCGTCGACGGGCTCGGCGTCGCGCTCGGCCCGCTGCCGCTGATCGACGACGAACTCGCGAGCGGCCGCCTCGTGATGCCGCTCGCCGGCCCGCGCATCGCGACGCGCAGCTACTGGTGGATCGCGCCGCGCGCGCCGGCGGACGATCCGCTCGTCGCGCAGTTCTGCGGGTGGCTGGAAGCGCAGTCGAACGTCGGCGCGTAG